cgctccactaatctaagcccGTTGCTCGGTGCACTGGCAGATCAGCATTGTAACAAAACCCCGAACTTGCGCGCAgaagagcttatcgtttcgttttctacgggtacaatgttttattgttcATTTATGTTTAGGTTGATTTTATTCAGACAGCAGTATTTCTATGAGTATACTCGATGACGTGCTGCTGCTAAGATCATGCTCggtgccttgactcaaggcaccGAGCATGATCTCGGTACTCAATAACTTATAGAGAAAAATTAATACAATGTTTATATTGTTACTTTGCTTTGAAATGTTTTGTATGTACACAAAAACTGCTATAAATTACGGataattttgttgttgttctggAGCACTACCATTACGGAACTTTTTCAAGTGGAACaaaactaaaaccagaacgaaaacCATTTCGTTCAGACACCCTAGTTCAGGCACCAGCATCATAGCCACGGGCAGGAATTAAGAAGTTGGGAAGCTAGAGTGTCCTTTGCTGTTGTGGTTGCAAGTGGATGTGAGCAGAATATAAAAGTTCCATTTTACCAAAATTTGAACGCACTAATTGTTTCAAGTTCCTTACCTAAAAGTTTCCTTTCCATTGACAACCATGCCTGCATAATTAAATCATTTTTTTAATACTTAGTCGTACAAGCTTGTTCACCATGTCAGCAGGTGTTCTGCTTTGACTCGCATCATGAAACAGGACTGCAGTACGTTGGCTTGTGAATGAAAACATTGCTCTCCAAGCAGCACTTTTTTTTGCCACTGTGCAATTTTCTTGGTCTAAACAACCTGCAATGTGCTTTCGCCACATCTTAGGTTGTGCACTGACTGTGACACCAACtagtttttaaaaaaaaatttgtatgaATAGTCTTTGAAAGGTGTCAGCATGTAAGGTCGAATTCTATGCCATGGAAAAAAATGAGAGCTTGTGACATCATGATGCTGAGagcagcgtcttttttttttatcagtaaaTTCTCAAACTACAGTTGAGAACCAATCTAGCAATACCAGAGTGCTCATTCTGTTCACACATGGGCACTTTTCAAGAGAACTACAGAGAGATATCACAAACACAAGTGCTTTCGTGTGCCATCTTTTTGTCCCACAGACAACTGTTTCTTTCCTACTCAATTTCACAGGTGATAAGACATGATAAAACGTCTGTATTGAGCAGTAACTTATTGCACACACCCTgcaacaaaaaaataattttatatcAAGCAACGACAATACAAAAGCCAGTTGAGCCAACAATCACAGTAAGTTCTTTAGTACTTTGAACAATGCCCTGCTGCTGTGGCAGGATACACCAAAGGATCAGAGTTTTGTTCCTCAATTAGTTcacactaaagcccctccatcgaTGTGCCACCACTGCTTTTGCCAAGTAGCGCCAGCCTTTGATGTGCTGCTGTTCTCTGATTCCTCGATCACGTGTCAGTTGTGCTTCCGTAATTACCAATTCCTACGTTTTGTTTCCGGTAGTTCCGCTTCCCGGATTTCCAAACGTTCCCATTTTTCGCTTGTTGCACGCTTGCATCTCTATGCAGCAATAGCAGACGTCAGTGACGTCACTTATGCTTGGAACTGGAAGCTGGGACTACGTCATTTGTTTGACACCGCAAGCTGAGCGAATGAGCGAGGGAGAAgcatggaggaggagggcaggctGGCAGTGAAGAGGTTGTAGATTGTCAACCTTTCTTAGATGTGCTCTTCTACTCATAATTTAACATTGTTCCCTGACAATCTACTGAAGAGAGCAGCAGTGATTATACCCAGCCTCATGCGGCTCTCGTGCCAGCGTGAGGTGTGATGGCTGCGTCAATACGTCTATCACAATGCATTCATCCTGAGCAGGAGTTGATGCAAGCTGCACTGGTAAGCTGAGAAGGCAGCTAATTGCAACCCATAAAAGTGTGAGGCAAGCAGATAAGCGAGACCTAAAGAAGAAGGCGTGACTATAATTGACGTCTACGTATCGGCTGCCCTTAATCTAAACTGTTGGTTTAGCGTTACACTGTTCACTTGGGGCTAAGTTACTTCTTTTTGGCGATTTCTCCTTTGGAATACAGAAAAAGAGACCAGCTCTCCAGGAGCAATATTCACGTTCTATAAACTTTTGTGGATATGGTCAATCGTGCAGGATATTGCGTGATTCGGCACTGGACACAGCACCAACAGGCAACAGCATACCTCGCACTGTGCCAACATTTATATCTTGGttctgagaaaaagaaatgtataagaaaaaaaatgccctTGGTCATGGCACTACGTATAACAAGGTACTGCGCCAAGACAGCACACGTGGCGCTCTGCGAGGAAAGCTGTCGCCCGTAGACGCTGACATGTCCGGGGGTGGAGAGCAGCGCCACAGGGCTGAGTTTTACAAAATATCACGACTGTGACAGACCAAGCATAACAATCCGTGGTTAAGTGAACCCATGGTGAAGTGAGTGGGCTGTTTTACCCAGTGACTGGCCAGCAGTTTGAGACAAAGCAGGTGTAAAAATAGAAACGTGAGACAAGCAGTTGATGCTAGTAGTGGCACCAGAGCGCTAAATGCAAAACGCTGTAAGACATGACGCGCAACATCACGGCTTGTGTAAAGTCCAGATGCAAGTCTGGCCAATGCCGGACATTGCCACCACACGGTAGCCCATCAGCTCTAGCTTGTTCAGCACAGTGCGGGGTGGGTCTTCCGTCCGGTACTCAGGGCTGAAACGGCAAACATGATCCATGCGCAATTAGTATGGTTTAAGGTGCATTCATATGATGGACAGGAGCATAAATTTTCACAGCAGACAGTGTATCATGTGACCTATGCGCCATGACTTGCTGCCCTTGCCGAGTTCGGATTTCTCCGCTCACAGGCCAGATGGAAGAGGTGGCGCAGTATTTCTGGCCATCCGTTTTACAGTCCTCTGTCTAGCTTAACGAGGATCAAGTCTGCCTACACGGACTGGACTGGCCTGGCTATTTATCTGGTGTGGAATTGTGTTTATGATTGCAAACATGAGTTTTTACTTTGCTGGTTTGTTGGCGATAAGCAGGCGTGCGATAGTCAGATTGCATAGCCTACAATGAAAGCGGCCTTGAGAACGCTCTCGCCTTTTATGCTTTGGCAATGTGcacaagaactaggagtcaggAGTAAGCATGCGGATCCCTAGAGCACGCTCCAACCGAGTGAATGCGCCTCTGTAGACTCTGCCCCGTGTGTTGACGCAGTTTTATCAGTTGCCCCAAATCCTAGGTGGCCCAGACACCTGGGTACTCTAAATGATGTCCTGCATGGTACCGTGGTGGTAGGTGTTCATGTGTAAGTACCAACATCAGTAACATCTGTGACCTTGTGACCTTGGATTCTAAAATTTGAATCTTTGCAAGCTTGCATGCTTGCTTAAATGGTTATATAGCCTTCAGTATacgaggggcggggggggggtatttaaaaaaaaactcttgACAGGATCTTTAAACATCACCAGTGGCATATAcccagagaggcggacattagttACATgagaaaccacacacacacacacaaaatatggTTAATTAACACAAGTTCAAACTCACATTTAATTGGTTACCTTAGGGAAAATATGACTGAATTCAAGCTATATATAGTGAGTTCTCAAGGCACAGCAACTTGAACGAATTTTGATATTACCATCGTTCCGAGATAAGAACTGTCTCTTCAGCTACGACACCCAAATTACCATATTAATAAGTAAAGGGATTAAATAATGCCTAATGACTGAAAATCAATTAGTAAAGCTTTTATTTGCAATTGTGCATATTGATTTCTCGTACGAGTAtactgtccgcctcttcgagtagtcCGTCTTGTGCTATTGCCACAGgtgatgaaaaaaaattacgttAAACGAAAGAAAAGCTGGTATAATTATATCTCGTGCACACACAAGCATCGGTGTTCATTCGCGCCACCGGGCCACAATCATTTATCTGTTATGCAATTTCCTTAGATTACTGCCGTCAATTACGTTCAGGAAGTTCTTATCGGGCGATGACACAAGGTCGATTATTGTACTAGTCACGGCACGTAGCCATACATGTGAACGTATTGCTGCGACAGACCGCGAAGGCGCCGCAAAGAGGCTACAATTTGCAACTCCGTCTCAAATGACCGTCGTCTCCAGTAGTGACCTTGGTTTCATATGATTCACCAACCACCGGGAACTTtatctgtttcttctttttttttacgaccGGCGCGGATAAAGGCCAAAGAGCACCGCCTTCTTCCGCGAAGGGACCAGCCAATCCCTGCAGCAGCTCAATCACTGTCATTGTGcctcaactaaaaaaaaaaataaaaaagaagaaagaacagctCGTTTCGTAGTTAAGAACAAAATCGAACAGAAGACATTTACGCGTGATGAAGTGCTTCCTGTTAGTTACAGCTGTCATTCGCCTAAAACTTGAGAGAGTCAATTCCGAGTAGGATGTGAGGGCACGCCCTCGATCCCCTTTCGAAATGCCCGCAACATGCCGTTAGCTCGCGAGAAACTTTTAACGGTGTCGGCAAGGGATGTCGGCAGAGGAAAACAGGCAAAGGCCGGTTGTCTCCGTAAATTAAACCATGCGCATGTTCGACGAAAGATGAGCGACGTTCCGCTGATCATGCCCACGGCTTCCGCTTTGGGTTCCCAAATAGCGATAACGTTTGCTACGCGTACGAATaccgagcaaacatgaacaggcCGAGGGAAGCGACGGTCGGAAGACGGCGCACTCACAAGTCGTTTCCTGGCTGGGTGATCTTGCGCGCGCCAAGATGCTCCATGAGAGTTGGATCGCTGTTGCGGTCCCCTACGATGGTCGGTCCATTCTCCTGCGGCAAGATAAACACGACAGCAGTGTTATAGCCGCGAGCAAGAACTCCGCACAGCGTGCCACTTACCAGTCGGATCTGGGTTGAGATCAACATGTACGGCATCGCGGTCTCCAAGTTGCCCCACACGAGAAAGTCCGCACGTACGTGCTGCGTCTGCCGTCTGCTGCGCGTGCCAACAAATGCAGGCAGCTCGTAACACGCGTCGCACGAGCGACTACAGCGACCCACGTGCGATCTGCGCTCTACGGAGTTGTGTAAACACTTGAGCGAAGTCGTGCTGAAGCCTTCCCAAAGCTTCGAAACGCGTACGGACGAAGCAACAATCTACTGACATTGTCTTCCACGTGTGCGCAATAACAATTTTAATTTTGCAATTTCTAGTGCTATCAAACGTCAGTTTATAGTTTAAATATTTGAACACAGATGACGCAACAATCTGTAACTGGCATATTTTCTAAATTACAAATTGAATTCTTTGGattcattaaaaaaatacatACACATTGAATTGCATGTGAGAGCGTAAACCTCAGTGTGTGTCtcaattttctcgagaaaattaaatAAAGAACAGCAGCAGTACAGCATAGAGTGGCACAGAGTTTTCTTTCgtaccacggccgctcgatgaaaacgcacaggtgcggcctgccgcgtcgcgccaccgtctatgggcgAGAGCGTGGAAGCGGAGTTTACAGTTGTCGCCGCGTTTCGCGAGGAGGGCGCTAGTTGTCGGGAGAGCTAGGGAGAGCCCGCGCGAGGCACTGGCGGGAAGGAGCGAGCATTAAAAAGGGCGCGCAGCTCAgtggttttaatttttttttttattcgcttgcATCGTTACTGTTTAGTGTCACTCAAGATAGTTCACGCCTGGGTGATCTTTTATGCTTGCGGCACAATGCCGCGCAACTGTTGCGTGCCGCTGTGTACGACGAATGCTTCGAAGAACACCCAAATCCGCTACCACGAGTTCCCCTAGCGACTCAGAACGCAGGGCAGCATGGCTGCGAAACATTTCCCGGGAGGGACCTGGCGGGAAAGGAACAATATAGCAGCCAAATGACAGGTCATTGTTGTGTGCTCTGCATTTTACAGAGCGCCGCTACAAGCGACCGCCAAGTTGATGGTGCTTTTGCCAACTGCGGTGCCGACAGTGTTCCCCAGTTATCACAGCTACATGAGCACGAGGACCACGTCAGCTCCAAGGAAGAAGCGGCCGCTCTTGGAAAGAAGATAGGGTGATCCGCAGTCACGGGCAGAATGCGCGGGCACTGTTGCTTCACATGACGAGCTTGTTGTTAGTCAAAACGGCCGGCTCACtgcctgacagcaatgaaacCGTAATGTCTAATAACACCGAGCCAGTGGTTGAAACCTGCGCTGAAATTGCATGATTTGCTAGATGCATCATGCCAAACTTCTCTcgagtttgaaaaaacggccttCGCTAAGCTCGAACGCGCCGCGTACAAGCGAAGGCCGCGCGTCTTAAAGGAGCGCAACAGGCACTTCAAGAGAAGGTCGATGGAGCTGAGGAGCGCGCACAATTTTTTGAAAAGAACAAGGACATTGCCTATTTTACGAAGGTACTCGATGGTGTTGCTCAAGGCGACAAGACTGCCGAGTTCATTAGGAACCAAGTCCGCAGTATCTCCATGAAGAAGCCTAAATGTGGTAACGTCATTCTAAGGGAGTGTGTAATTTGGAAGGCTTGCTCAAGCAAATGATATGACCATGTAAGATCCAGAAATCTTTTTAAGCTTCCTTGCCGTTCAACGCTGCAAAGATATATATGTTGGCCATTCAACTGGTGGAATTGGCGTCACTTCGATGATAAAGGAGCGGCGGTGTATAGAATTTTTTCTTCAGCACCTTTTGCAATGCCGTGAGCTGACTTGCGGAGCGGAGGGCCGTACCATGGAAGGTGCAAAGTTTTCCTGAGAAAGCTCTTGCGACCGGTCGCATGCAAACTGGGCAGGAGATATTAACCTGTCAGTTGAGCGACTTGTACGCCTGGCGCAAAAGCCTCTCGCCAGGAAAGTACTGCACCTGTGATTACAACAACAAAGAGTATTATTTTTCCTACACGGAGTTATAACTTCTCCGTTGCTCTAGCTCGTATTCTTTTTTCTAGAGTGAAAAACACAATGCTTTGGTAAATACAAGCGCACTTGTCAACAAGCGGCTGTGCTGTTGCAGAAATAACTGTTGCATAAACCAACATCTTCGAGAGTGTACAGCGCAACGGCAAGGAAGGAGGAAACAGAGAGACGCGCACAATGCGAATAGCACAAGCAACCACTTTAGTTACAAACGAACAGTTGCTATATTTTGGTGGAAACATCGCCGACCTGGTACATTCGATAGTCATGCTTACTAACATGAGTAACACTATAAAAAAATTATTATCGCCCTTTAAATAGCGGCGAGAGCAGGCGAGCTGCGCTGTCACGTTGCGATCCGCCGCAAATATCTCCGGCTGCTCTCCCCTACTGGTGGCGCCGCTGCGGTGGCCCGGAACACTAGGCGAGCTACGCCGTCTCCGCCGCATACGGCAGGCCGCACCtgtgcgttttcatcgagcggccgtgttCGTACGAACAATAGCTGCCCCGCAGCAGGTGCTTTGGTCTTGGCGGGAAACTCTAATTTAAGTTTAGCCATCGGGGGTGATCGAAAGGCTCAGCGCTTAAATTATCTCAGCCACACGTTAGTATCGAAGACAGAAGGTGAGTACTCGGCCACGTGATCGGCGCATCCGGTGTCCCACATCTGCACAAGAACGGCATTGTTCCATGCGTGTCCGCAAACGGTCTCGGTCGACTGACGCATAAATATTTATCTTCCAGGGACCTGGCAGCGATTCAGGCGTGCAGCGAAGCTTGCGGATATGTAAAACGGCTAGCTCGAACAATGCAGCAATAGTGTTTAGTTTTGCGGTATACAGCGCAAGATTTCACAGCATGTCCAAGCAAAGGACAGCTGGGGAAACTTCGGATCGAGCAGCTGTGaaaataactaactaaataaataaaaaagcaggcGCGCTCGGTGCTAGTCATTAGCTTTACCtatccgattcttggccaatttcCCAAAGTGGGTATGAGCAACAAGTTGAGAGGAAAACTACCAGAACCATGCCAGAAATTCGCAtgagtattgggggcgaggagttacggagtcgccatctgtcggaagcgcctcccttgcgtagtatgagggatcacgcggcgcgctcctcatgggTTTCGCTTTTATTCCATGGTTTCGCTTAcagcgctcaataagaacaccacgcggcagcctttctgacatttatgtaggtgctctcaaaacgaaggaagtttttgactgtcgatataatagtcttgggcaaactgaaagcacagaatcgtttacagacgctatctctttactgaatatgtgcagtgaacgccactgcgcgcggtcgccgcaatgGAGTCTCCTGAACCGGCTTTTTGCATGAAAgttaggcaaacgctgagagtaagctATAGTGTgctgtggcgtagctaggtcgtctggcacccggggccgatAGCCCTTCtgtcacgcccccccccccccccccccccgggtgtagtcgaggaaggcgaggatagcgacaattttcgggtgttttcagacgtatatgacacccccgccccctactggccccgtgcacccggggcccacggccccccggcagTGGGCCCcgactgtatgtatgtatacatacagggtgtttctacgaagactATAAGTAATATTTAAAGATAGCAGTGTTGAAATAAAAAGGACGGTTCCTTCGGAGACATATCGTCAGTGGTGGCGACCATGGTGACGGGCAATGCGTGTCAATTagtcgctaattaacaaaaaagtcCATTAGCTTTAAGCTTATAGTTTCCGCGGGCGCATCGTAATAGGGAATCTGAAGCGATCTCTCCGTGCAAGCCATATCAACTTTGGGATTTGAAAAAATGCGATTACCCGCGAAACTGTGGCACGACGAATTTCGGCTGTCAGAGCACGCGGAACCGAAACTGCGAGACCGCAGCGATCGCGAAGCCGCGCCCCTCGAGGTGATGTCAGCAGAaaagcgcaacgccaaagccactacgccaccacggcaggtgcGGAAGTGACGAAGAGAACACATTGCTGAATTATCAATTTCTTTTTTACaatggagctgttagaacctcgcggggtttctcttgacgtccgcaaCTTCGCCGAACTGagggagagagctgagagagcgcgaaagcagagtataaaaatagcatcgcgcagcaaaGAGACGCGGCCAGGGTGGGTGGGGCCTAGCGGGGGAAAAGGAGCGGCGCGGcggggacacaggtggtgtgacgtcattgctctccgatgATGATAGGATGTGATAAAAAACCGCTCGCTCGCTCCGGCAGTCCTCTTTCTCGCAGTAGAAGAAAATTATACggggctctgctatcgcaaacaccagagaacAGCGGAGCTGCgggaagcccagcaaaagtttgactaagtgtgcggtttggcactactttgctggccttcccccagctccgctggtctctggtgtttgcgatggcagcgccacgcataatgtttaaagggacactaaagtgaaaaatgatttcttctgcatcagtaaattatcgttctacaacaccaaaaacaccactcttacaacgatgagacttttggta
The sequence above is drawn from the Dermacentor andersoni chromosome 7, qqDerAnde1_hic_scaffold, whole genome shotgun sequence genome and encodes:
- the LOC126533631 gene encoding GTP cyclohydrolase 1 feedback regulatory protein-like, encoding MPYMLISTQIRLENGPTIVGDRNSDPTLMEHLGARKITQPGNDFPEYRTEDPPRTVLNKLELMGYRVVAMSGIGQTCIWTLHKP